One Phaseolus vulgaris cultivar G19833 chromosome 2, P. vulgaris v2.0, whole genome shotgun sequence DNA window includes the following coding sequences:
- the LOC137811547 gene encoding myb family transcription factor PHL8-like produces the protein MDLQNVQTQSMRLVLSTDAKPRLKWTPELHQRFTEAINQLGGAEKATPKSLMRVMGIPGLTLYHLKSHLQKYRLGKSPPLETCSDNNQQGFSEIQSSDGHCSPEISTGTQNQMNENLKIAEALQMQMEVQRKLYEQIEVQRHLQLRIEAQGKYLQSVLSKAHETLARYSSSTTGIELAKSELSQLVSIMNNACPTSPISELTETRGLSLSCGERKQDRGTMCSLESSLTSSESSGRTEERQPVDEAEKPQKTKGISVELPLMEIHSEGKKFKGDTSEGRKRSAATDSNGCCVDQPCGKGCGNKLRKCELSEMLDLNSQYQRDTDSSVKEIDLNCSSSFWGQ, from the exons ATGGATCTGCAAAATGTGCAAACTCAAAGCATGCGTTTGGTTCTGTCTACTGATGCCAAGCCTAGGCTGAAATGGACTCCTGAGCTTCACCAACGGTTCACTGAGGCTATTAATCAACTTGGAGGTGCAGAAA AGGCAACTCCAAAGAGCCTTATGAGAGTGATGGGGATTCCAGGACTCACTTTGTACCACCTCAAGAGCCATTTACAG AAATATAGGCTTGGGAAAAGCCCACCGCTAGAAACCTGCTCTGACAACAACCAACAAG GTTTCAGTGAAATCCAGAGCAGTGATGGTCATTGCAGCCCGGAAATCAGTACTGGGACCCAGAATCAGATGAATGA AAACTTGAAGATTGCTGAGGCTCTCCAAATGCAAATGGAAGTACAGAGGAAACTTTATGAACAAATTGAG GTCCAAAGACATTTGCAGCTTCGAATTGAGGCTCAAGGGAAGTACTTACAATCAGTCCTATCAAAGGCACATGAAACACTTGCAAGATACAGTTCTTCCACAACGGGCATAGAACTTGCGAAATCTGAACTTTCTCAGTTAGTATCAATAATGAACAATGCATGTCCGACCTCTCCCATTTCAGAACTGACAGAAACAAGAGGGCTCAGTTTGAGCTGTGGAGAGAGGAAACAAGACAGAGGAACCATGTGCTCACTTGAAAGTTCTTTGACATCATCTGAAAGCTCTGGGAGAACAGAAGAAAGACAACCAGTAGATGAGGCAGAGAAGCCTCAAAAGACTAAGGGTATTTCAGTTGAATTGCCATTGATGGAGATTCACTCAGAAGGTAAAAAATTCAAGGGAGATACAAGTGAAGGGAGAAAGAGAAGTGCAGCAACTGATTCTAATGGTTGCTGTGTTGATCAACCTTGTGGAAAAGGATGTGGCAACAAGTTGAGGAAATGTGAACTGTCAGAAATGCTTGACTTGAACAGCCAATATCAGAGAGACACTGACTCAAGTGTGAAAGAAATAGATTTAAATTGCAGTTCAAGCTTTTGGGGACAGTAA